In a single window of the Deinococcus aetherius genome:
- the purN gene encoding phosphoribosylglycinamide formyltransferase — translation MNLAFLASHGGSAARFLVGACRDRRLDAVPVALISNNSGSAALRWAREAGLQTAHLSTATHPDAEALDRAILDFLREAGADTVVLSGYMRELGPRVLGAYAGRLLNVHPSLLPRHGGRGMYGDRVHAAVLASGEAKTGASVHLVTAGIDGGPVLAQSRVDVRPGDTVETLRSRVQATEGELLLRALQGMAVGAT, via the coding sequence ATGAACCTCGCCTTCCTCGCCTCCCACGGCGGCAGCGCGGCGCGGTTCCTGGTGGGAGCGTGCCGGGACAGGCGGCTGGATGCCGTGCCCGTGGCGCTGATCAGCAACAACAGCGGGTCGGCGGCCTTGAGATGGGCACGGGAGGCGGGGCTTCAGACGGCGCACCTGAGCACGGCGACGCACCCGGACGCGGAGGCGCTGGACAGGGCGATTCTCGACTTTCTGCGGGAGGCGGGGGCGGACACCGTGGTGCTGAGCGGGTACATGCGGGAACTGGGGCCGCGCGTGCTGGGGGCCTACGCCGGGCGGCTGCTGAACGTTCACCCCAGCCTGCTGCCGAGACACGGCGGGCGGGGAATGTACGGGGACCGGGTTCACGCGGCGGTGCTCGCCTCGGGGGAGGCCAAGACGGGGGCGAGCGTTCACCTCGTCACGGCGGGGATCGACGGGGGGCCGGTGCTGGCGCAGTCGCGGGTGGACGTGCGGCCCGGCGACACGGTGGAGACGCTGCGCTCACGGGTGCAGGCTACCGAGGGCGAACTGCTGCTGCGCGCCCTGCAAGGGATGGCGGTGGGGGCAACTTGA